In the genome of Oncorhynchus gorbuscha isolate QuinsamMale2020 ecotype Even-year linkage group LG05, OgorEven_v1.0, whole genome shotgun sequence, the window CCTGTTCAGCCGTAGATGACATTTACTATGAGGTTGCTGTCTGGTTCTCCTGTACAGTCTGGGGCACATCCTGAGCTGGCTGCCTGTGCCCCCTGTCCACCACAGTGTTTCCACTGTCAGAAACTAGGCCACTGTTCAATCATAACCAGTCATAAAGTCTTTCGGATGATATTGTGACATAACTTCAACTACAGGTGTTCAAACGGTAAACATTGTCCCAGTGATTACATTATCCCAAATAGGTATTCTCACGGCTGCACAATTAGTGCTATTTTGACTAAATCGTTTTTGTCTCAAACGAGCACAGTTGGCAGCATATCTGGACGATTGTGGGCCAGAAAAGTCTCTCAGTAAAACTAAGTTTGTACTAAATTGTAGACTTTGATGTAGTAATGTTTTTAACTCCTTAATATTTGTGTCCACAGACGTCATCTGCACAAATCAGTGGATCACCCTGCATTGGGAGGCCTAGCAGCCCTGATGGAGGACCCTGGTACATCACTGGACCACGGAGGGTTTGAGTGGGAGCCGGCCGCCAAGTCAGTGTGTAAAACAACTCCAATCTTTCGCTCCGTCCTTTCTACCAGCACCGTAAGTGTTCCTCGGGACTTTGAGCCTAAACTAAAATTCATTCCGGTGGTATTACTCTATTAAGGTCATGTAAGACCTCTTGCTTCCGTGTCTGAAGCCGAACGTTCAGGGCAATGTTTGTTGTTGACACATTTACATATGGAATATCAGATTGTTTATAAGCCCATATCCTCTCTCAAGATCAAACTATTTTACAAACAATCTTCATCAGATATCCTGTAAAAAAATACAATCTAATTCTGTCATGGCTTTTTACCTTTTTTTCTTATCTACATCTTCTTTCATCAAAATCTTTGGGAATATAGTCTTTCGAATTCCTTCGAGGGTCGATCTAAATCACTTTTGAATCCAACTCATTTGACATTTCCTGTCCAAAATCGTGTTGCTTCCTGACATGTTTTTAATGAACTCATTGAGCAGTGATGTCATCTGTTCTTGTTTTTCTGTTTTTATCTAACACCATTATATAATCACAAACTTAGCAGAAACAGCACCTGGGAAACTTGCTGGTGGTAGGCAGCTAATGATCATGTGCAGAGGATGCAGCCAAGCTGTGTTTTGTGAAAAGCTAATGGGTAAAGAATGAGTTGAAATGATCAGCACAATGACCGCTGGCAAGATTCCATCACATACTTTATCAGTTTATATTGTCTTCTATTCAGATGTATTTCTTGAGCTCAAGCATATAAGTACTAGTTCTTTTCATGAAAACAATATTTTCATTGACTGTTTATGGATTGCTATTGGCCCAGCATTGCAGCAGTATTAGAGACTTAGGCGATAGTGATCGGTCAGATCTAAAAGACTTACTTTCTTTTGAAAGTGGCATTTCCTAGGGTCTTTATTACTGGGAATGTATGTGATTTTAAACACAGCTCAGCTCCGTTTGTTCGTTGACTCATTGTCTCAGGCTCGCTGAGGCGTGAGATACATTTAATTTCTCTCCAGTGATCATTAAATTATGCTAATTACTCCCCAGATGTTTTTCATCACAGACCACAGGGTTGGTAATTGAAATGCAATAAGCTATAGACTAACGGTGCTTTGTATTCTAAACACaaccttttttggggggggattatCTAAAATTGGTTACCTAACGTGGCAATATTACTACGTTTTTTCCACTTTGTGTTAATTTTCAAGGGTTTTTAATTAAATTAACCGTCAATGGAAGTAGATTAGTCCTAATTTTAATACGGATACGTTAGCAATAGTTAGAAACTGTTTAATTTCTGCGGTATGTTTGATATTTCCTCCCAATCAATGCAACCCACACAGGGAAATGTGGGTACGAATAGAACAACCACACTGATTAACTCCCATGTAGTTTGAATACTGAATATGTGCCAAATATTAAAACGGCTTCTCCATTGTTACATATTCCAAATGGACTTAACAAAATGGTGGGTGTTTAGGGTTACTTTCAGTGTAACTATTGGTTACTTTGGGTAACTAGTGTTCTGATTGCCAGCAGAAGAACACTGACTGTTAGGATAGTACTTGAGGAGCAAGATTGAATCGATTCAAGAATATTTGTCAGTGGCCTGTGATGGGTGGTTTTGTTTTGATGTTTTCCCCTGGGGTTTTCAATGTTAGTTATGGTTTGATGTTGCAGCCTGGGGACTGGATTATCTGAAAAAGACTTAGGGAGGGCAGAGTTTAATCAATCTACTATGAGTGATTTGCAATCGATAGGTAAAGAGAGATTATAATCTGTTTGGAGGGAATGAATTTGAGTGAGCCAAACATTCAATCATTTGGTATCTCTTAGTTATCTTCAGcaggaaaaacatgtattttattaTTGTATAGTCCTTAGCAACCGCTCTTACTCTTTTAGAGTAAAACTAATTTTAAAAAACCTGCAGTCTAGTTTACAAAACTGGTATGTGTACACTATTCTAAAGTACATTAAGTTTGGCCTCACAGACGTGTAGCGTGTATTCAAGATTGACTACACAATAAAAGCTTGTTATGGGCTTCTAGCCCCGAGAAAACTCTTAAACAATCTCAATTATGGGAAGAAAAGGAACATGCCAATAACGGTAACTGGCTCTGGGTTTGAAGAAGTTATTGTCTTTTTCTTGCAATTTACGACTCTAATGATGCACTTATGTTGCCCGCTCTTCCCTTTTTCTTACACCTTACCTACTTAAGGAGGAAATCTTGATTGGTAAGTGGATGCTATCCGCAGACGTAGGGATTTACTGTACCTTAGGGTTCGCTGCAGGCTAATTCTTTTCTTCTTGCAGGGAAAACAATCTGTCCTATTCTGAGGACTTTCTAAGTTAGACTGATGGGATATCTCTGTCTGCAGTCCTTTTCATTTCCACATAATACccattttgtgatgtttgttCTATTGTTCGTTAAAACAGGCTTTGTAATGGGGCCGTTGTTGTTCCTCCTCTtgtacttctctctttctctcactggaTTTAGCTAAAGCCGTTGCTAGTTTCTACTCACACACTAGTAACTCTTCGTTCTGTTATTTTGTTCTTCCTTTCGTATATTTGTTTCAGTTcagttaataaaaaaatatatatgtaaaataaatatttaaatttGGTTCAGTTTAGTTTTATTTTCCAAGTTATTCGCATGACACAAATTTGCATGACGTCTATAATCTTTTCAAGTTCCCTGTCCTCccctaaaaaaaatatatatatatatattctctgtGTTTTGGAAGGGAAATACATGCCTTTGTAGAGTATTCCCAATGCATCATACAGGTAGTTGCTTATTGAACTAAACgaaaaagaaaaaaacatctcTGGAAGTAAAGATGGTCTTTTtgtctgtttacaggtcttacAGTCAAAACCTGGAGGTGAGGTTTTAAACACAACAGTGATTCTCCGTCACACTTTGTCCAATCAGAGCAAAGGACCACAGGATTACGATTCCGGGAACGACACGTCTTCCCCACCATCGACCAAAACCGGCATTTCACAGTCAAACGTCACCGGCGAACAAAAGGTCCTATGCCGTGCGCCGGCTTCACCAGAGAAACTGAGGTTCAGGGACGGAGACAACGCGTCCGACTCTGGGAACTCTGTGACCAGCTACACTTCCCTGTGTAAACCTCTGCATGTGGAAGGTGGCTTGACTACTGCTACTTTCAACAAGAATGGCAAGAGGTGAGCTTCCCATCCTTGAAGAATATCGTACTATAGGTGATGAAAAGTGCTACTTGAAGTCAAAGGACCAGAAATGTTCCTTGATTTACTGTTTTCTCAAAATGTAATCCATCCATATACATAGTGTATATTTTCACAATTGCAGCAGACATTTATGGAATTCCACTGTTATCATTGCAGTGACCCGGTGAAGACTTTAGGATGTGGGGCCAAGGTGGGGAGACCTCAGAAGACTGCCTCCATCTCTCCGTTGAGGACGGTGGCCTCTTCACGCAAGAGGACTAAAACCATCTcctccagcagcagcagcagaagcagGAGTAGGTCCTCTGGGAGCTCCAGACACTCTGGACGCTACTCTCGAAGCCGATCACTGTCATCTGCCAGGTTGGTGTCATTTAGGTTTTAATGCACTTCACTGACACCTCCAGCAGCCACTTGACATAATGTGTACTTTCGCTGAGCTCCATTGAAGTAAATGTGTTGTGCTTTTGTCTTAAGGTCATACTCCCGTTCACCGAGCTACTCAGCTGGTTTGAGAAGGAAAGGAGGTGGTAGATCCAGAGGAAGATACTCCAGGAACAGTGAAGACAGGTAATAAACAGATTGACCTATCTACTCTAGCTCAGATAACCACTTCTGCCACTACTATTGTACTAGCATGATGATAGCAGAAGGTGCTAGTATGGTGGGTTTAAAATATATCCAAATGATAGGATTGCTAATGAGAGATGCCATCTGACATTGGTAGGGtccgagagaggaagagggacccCAGCTCCTGTGAGAAGGATGTGAAACACAGCAGTCGGAAGCATAGCGGGAAGAGGCAAAAACCCAGGTCCTACTCTCCCATGAGAAAAAGGAGGAGAGATTCACCCAGTCACCTGGAAGCCAGGAGGATAACCAGGTCTGCTATTCTCTTTTCAGCTAATACACTTCACACATTTGTGACACATGCTTTTATTATTTTATTCTTTCATTTTACTTGTTAAAAACGTATTCATTCTAACCACAGACTCAAGCCTGATTCACTCCGAACTGAGTCCCTCTTCTTTTAACCATCAACAATGGCCCTCAGTTTAACTCAGAGACAGTTGAAGGACTGGGCTGTAAAAGGAAGGCAATAAACCTGATTCATTGTCTACTAGTCTCAACAAGCTATAATGGATCAAGCGAGACAGtccattcggaaagtactcagacctcttgactttctctacattttgttacttttcatccttattgtaaaattgattaaatcattccCCTACCCCCAGCattaacctacacacaataccccataatgacaaagaaaaaacagatgtttttatttaacgttgttgctaatttataaataaataaaaaatggacatatcacatttatataagtattcagaccctttactcggtactttgttgaagcacctttggcagcgattacagccttgagtcttcttgggtatgacgccacaagcttggcacacctgtatttggggagtttctcccattcttctctgcagatcccaggttggatggagagtgtcgctgcacagctgtgttcaggtctccagagatgttcaatcgggttcaagtctgggctctgactgggccacaaggacattcagagacttgtcccgaagccactcctgcgttgttttggctgtgtgcttagggtcgttgtcctgctggaaggtgaacctttgccccagtgtgaggtcctgagcaccgagcagcaggttttcatcaaggagctctctgtactttgtttcTTTCgtatttccctcaatcctgactagtctccaagtccatgccgatgaaaaacatccccacagcaccaccatgcttcaccgtagggatggtgccaggtttcctccagatgtgactcttggaattcaggccaaagagtttgatcttggtttcattagaccagagaatcttgtttctcatggtctgagagtcctttaggtgccttttggcaaactccaagcaagctgtcatgtgccttttactgaggagtggcttccatctggccactctaccataaaggcctgattggtggagtgctgcagagatgttgtCCTTGTGGAAGtttgtcccatctccacagaggaactctggagctctgtcagagtgaccatcgggttcttggtcacctcccttaccaATGCCCTTCTCACCggctgctcagtttggccgagcggccagctctaggaagaatcttggtggttccaaactcctttcatttaagaataattgaggccactgtgttcttggggaccttctatGCTGCAGACtttttttagtacccttccccaaatctgtgcctcaacacaatcctgtctctgagctccaaGGATAATTCCTTAGACCTCATCgcttggtatttgctctgacatgcactgtcaactgtgggacattaaatagacaggtgagtgcctttccaaatcatgcccagtcaattgaatttaccacaagtgaacaccaatcaagttgtagaattgtgttaaggatgatcaatggaaactggatgcaccagagctcaatttcgagtctcatagcaaagggtctgaatacttatgtaaatagggtagttcagtttttgctttgtcattatggggtgttgtgatgtcatcatgggctATTGTGACGTCATTGTGTGGTATTGTGAcatcattattgggtattgtttgtagattgatgaggaagatGTTTTGTTTAATCaatttttagaataaagctgtaacgtaacaaaatgtggaaaaagtcaaggggtctgaatactttccgaaagcagcGTAAATGAAACAGTTATGCTCATGATTATGCATTGAAATATTCACAGTATAATGTTGTTTCAAGGTGTGAGAGCTGTATCTAAAATACCTTTCTCCTGACCTGAACACGAGCTGAAATCATTTTCTGAAGAAAGAGTAACATAACAATCCAGACATGATTACTTAGGCCGGTATCAATCAATGTGGTGTTCACCCTGTATGTTTTAAGAACAAGCTATGATTTCATGACAATATCCAATTTCCAATGTCCATGAGAGGAATGTGGTTAGCACCTCCGATTCAGCATAAACATTCAGAATGAAACCGCAATGCATGTTTTCCAAAATCTTTGCAGTTGATTGAATTTCAactttattttcttattttttatgtGTTTAGTCCAATCCCTCTCATGCTAACCATCTCTCAGTGCCAGGAAGAGACCCATCCCCTACTTCCGTCCCAGTCCTTCGTCCAGCAGTCGCTCTACCAGCGTATCCTCTTGGAGCAGCCTCTTCACAAGGAGTcgcagccccagccccagccctggcTTCTGCCTCAGCCGATCCAGGAGTAGAGGCCGAGGAAGAAGTAGGAGTTACTCCTCCTACAGGAGCTACAGTCGCAGCTCGTCTTGGAACTCCATCTTTGGGAGTCGAAGCCGGAGTCGGAGCTATGACTCATTGGATGGTTACAGCAAGAACAAGAACCGTCGCTGAGTTATAAAACAgactgaggaagaggagactgACTTATCAACAgactgaggaagaggagactgacttatcaacagactgagttagCAACAGACTCAGTTATcaacagactgaggaggagactgcACTATGATTCCCCAAGTCAACAGGAGAACAGCGAAAGTATGGGGACATGTTTTCCTCTCTTTGCATCATTCCATGTTAGATTTCTGGGCCAGAACCTTAAAGCAATTGTTTTTACCATACATTGAATTGCTTGGCAGATGAATTACCATTTGAATTGTAGCAGTGCTGTTCACATTACCCAGACAGAAACCACTGGAAATAGATTGATTGAATTTTGTCTTTCGTTCATTTTTGTCCATCCCCAGTGGATTTGTAATGTCCAGAGACAGTTTGGTCCATTCCCAGTGGATTTGTAATGTCCAGAGACAGTTTGGTCCATCCCCAGTGGATTTGTAATGTCCAGAGACAGTTTGGTCCATCCCTAGTGGATTTGTAATGTCCAGAGACAGTTTGGTCCATCCCTAGTGGATTTGTAATGTCCAGAGACAGTTTGGTCCATCCCCAGTGGATTTGTAATGTCCAGAGACAGTTTGGTCCATCCCCAGTGGAGTTGTAATGTCCAGAGACAGTTTGGTCCATCACCAGTGGATTTGTAATGTCCAGAGACAGTTTGGTCCATCCCCAGTGGATTTGTAATGTCCAGAGACAGTTTGGTCCATCCCCAGTGGAGTTGTAATGTCCAGAGACAGTTTGGTCCATCCCCAGTGGATTTGTAATGTCCAGAGACAGTTTGGTCCATCCCCAGTGGATTTGTAATGTCCAGAGACAGTTTGGTCCATCCCCAGTGGAGTTGTAATGTCCAGATACAGTTTTGTCTTGTGACACTCTTCCTCTGACGTCCATAAGTGAAATGAAGGATGAAGGAGCACCGTTCATTTTTACCCTCTGATCAACTCTTCATTTCATAACAACTCTTACGTTTAATTTATGATCTGGGATGTGCACTAGAAAGGTCTTTCGGGACAATTTCAGTAGgtttgtgaatgtgtgtatttTCAAACGGCGTGTTTTTCAGGAAGAGTAGGAAAAGTGTGTTGCTTCTCTGATCCCAGCTCTTCAGAGGGTAGAACACAAACATTCCTCCTCTGagaaatggaggaggaggaggaggtaagaggaggtaggaggaggtggTCCCGGTGGAAAACAAACTGCTTGTCAGCTCAAATGCCAGTTTTATTTATCCTCTGATCAAGTGGAAACTATTTGAAATGTCATTCCTTGTAAAATGATGGTGAATTAACATATCACTCTGCAGAAGGCCAAGACTGAGAAATG includes:
- the LOC124035287 gene encoding serine/arginine repetitive matrix protein 4-like; translation: MASLEHQWEKQLFEKFWKGTFKAVATPRPGSIIVASITARRRVISTETTTCQPLKADGRNAEAADTKLDTTTDRNGCIRDMGRRKHGSYHRTRSVLFDDDLSPRPHASKGKKKRRKSERKRKRERSPYCSLSPVRKKKKKKSSKKSKSSKKSKRHRYNSKKTKHSSSSLKHKRKDDRKHKKSSRRHMHRRRRDRRSESESSTWRSSSTESRRHLHKSVDHPALGGLAALMEDPGTSLDHGGFEWEPAAKSVCKTTPIFRSVLSTSTVLQSKPGGEVLNTTVILRHTLSNQSKGPQDYDSGNDTSSPPSTKTGISQSNVTGEQKVLCRAPASPEKLRFRDGDNASDSGNSVTSYTSLCKPLHVEGGLTTATFNKNGKSDPVKTLGCGAKVGRPQKTASISPLRTVASSRKRTKTISSSSSSRSRSRSSGSSRHSGRYSRSRSLSSARSYSRSPSYSAGLRRKGGGRSRGRYSRNSEDRVRERKRDPSSCEKDVKHSSRKHSGKRQKPRSYSPMRKRRRDSPSHLEARRITSARKRPIPYFRPSPSSSSRSTSVSSWSSLFTRSRSPSPSPGFCLSRSRSRGRGRSRSYSSYRSYSRSSSWNSIFGSRSRSRSYDSLDGYSKNKNRR